Proteins from a genomic interval of Trichoderma breve strain T069 chromosome 2, whole genome shotgun sequence:
- a CDS encoding anaphase-promoting complex subunit 1 domain-containing protein, whose protein sequence is MATVQSLGLHQPAGLRHAIDEQLLPPDPPASSYSWEIFTDDGDGSQVEDELLTTDRCVIWCRGGIFRKSFKFDLEKESITQALLTYFPASEDGGGNRKASVAVGQRPVALEKGLVVFLKTQAHIYMLSGTSHVVHMPFEVESACAAPVGVLIQTKQKAENFAPIALKFPRVPPNSFVSSQLTAFGSSQQTAFSVEGLGNPKLLPVGLNMTLENMWDAPLEQPESHWPRLVALTDPLLDIGLVVTDAEKVTSTRRNRNKASKIHGFLDPAEEILYVEKVVIPGTSPEHPHEPLILGVTINREANAYTIWRLSYLEHEDHFIKRHASPSTKASRRRSSMQPGFASGASTPVQANHRDSFGAPLPGKRSRKSEKLEKPLDLLERQNMESSGVGRRSSRRLSSMLARADLSASYDRAVFPDQTSLLSGVSSKRHDSLGNHGRSSSSYIHQVHHSLGSLLEAPLDGGLDDRLHNIRLDDREFDGLQHEMLFSKIHIIPIDSSNVHYSPPGGTSRNQAKVFVLAAPPFATNDCHTGQLLIGIQEVMEKRLQLVTFSLKLHQKTVVTSGRKGSSSTIAVSILPGELRRAQNVVDSCKIIDGDQSAILVLSESMDGRHELSTQAPWSEMTKLSLSLLFVDDTKSLQFRGRAVDRDVRQRKSEIIDLTNGSIVGVCHSRHRGVVDVVDTQGRLHQLRIQLRPSCAPVSAILNICRSVFPDSVGERIHTGWLHVMQWLCSQGKADGNVEWSALTILLLALFLNLDRSEVRNSPSERLSVRKRRHPSGSYASLRDSDDWKALEMGETVNSLGCPAWMINRGWQWVIDDDDETTSQNITQGLGTKFISRHVILAKEYMGSSFGINAFGPSGYLPTSLGRSSEYRRKAAEDVFMAIHLLLEEQKLDIMSAEYLPSGRADLRVILCQIARWLKWHNYSSFYELGIQEDLDPRHDQELRLKSPISEPTARPDILEWIQSRFTGLHGQDYIIPADIFYTAAQLSEPDKLFDNRWNSILPRTIMFKRFFKLIKANTTAVQMVEAMKECGLTNHVLETLPEAILIPLQDAIALCQPHPPSSWSDEMLELVKRTDISLILTSNKRHRPAMSNILTPTHTASWEYKLLCESVEQTNSQGYDEGEGTERQSVIRALFRDDRRLQEARDLLATHKPRVVSLPQDPGLPESEYLEKQKELVSRIAAGTLAIPAGRGLLFYSLRFPLITQKFHIGGFNLNCVVKPNNVTVGVDKTLFTEEKVCWGFFHQGVAAGLAISPQAKGIDTSWILYNKPSQDMSNRHAGFLLALGLNGHLKGVAKWVAFKYLTPKHTMTSIGLLLGLAASYMGTMDSLITRLLSVHATRMLPRGAAELNLSPLTQTSGIMGIGLLYCGSQHRRMSEIMLSEIEHVDDEDEEEPLRSECYRLAAGLALGFINLGKGNDLKGLHDMRLTEKLITHATATKNVEIVHVLDRASAGAVMAIALIFMKSEDQIVARKIDIPDSVLQFDYVRPDILLLRTMTKNLILWSQIEPTFDWIQKSLPAPILTGLCFAIALRFSGSASPKVRDLLLHYLDQFMRITGLPATPRMHPDAAPLYDEELARTNARMCQDILAVSCSIVMAGTGDIPVLRRLRALHGRDDPDTPYGSHLAAHLAIGALFLGCGTTTFGSSNKAIAALLVAFYPIFPVNVMDNRSHLQAFRHFWVLAAEQRCLVAKDALTGQTVSVPVHIKMRGSSSIESVLSRTTPCLLPPLDQISSVTTAGGPQYWDVELDFSNEELRKTFAQTHNLFLRRRPPREGTFTSTLRALGEQEKGENPLEWILNLDALQDLSYAEKAALLDTGDEQQGGIGSAVDARLEMERGVMEGGDRERLEGARLLFEWGDSRDNLRQSSLTAMTDSQSTIKPANSQDESKDDAPAQHEETEDEAEGVWWMRDSAIEALKGKVWMAARQHEQ, encoded by the exons ATGGCAACTGTTCAATCTCTAGGGCTGCATCAACCGGCTGGGCTTCGGCATGCTATTGACGAACAGCTGCTACCTCCAGATCCGCCTGCCTCGTCATATTCCTGGGAGATTTTTACTGACGACGGAGATGGAAGCCAAGTAGAGGACGAGCTGCTCACTACCGACAGATGTGTGATTTGGTGCCGTGGGGGCATTTTCCGCAAATCATTCAAATTCGATCTCGAAAAGGAATCCATCACACAAGCCCTTCTCACATATTTTCCAGCCTCGGAAGATGGAGGCGGTAACCGCAAGGCTTCTGTTGCCGTGGGCCAGCGTCCTGTAGCCCTTGAAAAGGGCTTGGTGGTCTTTCTCAAAACCCAGGCCCATATCTACATGCTATCGGGGACAAGTCACGTAGTCCACATGCCGTTCGAAGTTGAATCAGCCTGTGCCGCCCCTGTTGGAGTTCTCATACAgacgaagcaaaaggccgAGAACTTCGCACCGATTGCCTTGAAGTTTCCTCGAGTTCCGCCCAACTCTTTCGTGTCGTCACAGCTGACTGCATTCGGCAGCTCTCAGCAAACTGCTTTCTCCGTGGAGGGCCTCGGAAATCCCAAGCTGCTACCGGTAGGACTGAATATGACGCTGGAAAACATGTGGGATGCGCCGTTGGAGCAGCCTGAATCTCACTGGCCTCGACTCGTGGCTCTCACCGATCCGTTGTTAGACATCGGGCTTGTTGTGACAGATGCCGAGAAAGTGACGTCAACCCGGAGAAATAGGAATAAAGCTTCAAAGATACATGGCTTTCTCGATCCCGCTGAAGAAATACTCTACGTTGAGAAAGTCGTTATCCCTGGTACTTCCCCTGAACATCCCCATGAGCCTCTGATACTTGGCGTCACCATCAACCGCGAGGCTAATGCCTACACAATCTGGAGATTGTCATATTTGGAACATGAGGATCACTTCATCAAGCGTCACGCAAGTCCAAGCACAAAGGCGTCCCGACGTCGAAGCTCCATGCAGCCTGGATTTGCCAGCGGCGCATCTACCCCGGTACAAGCAAATCATCGTGATAGCTTTGGCGCACCGCTGCCAGGGAAGCGATCACGCAAAAGCGAAAAGCTCGAGAAACCGCTGGATTTGTTGGAAAGGCAAAATATGGAAAGTTCTGGAGTTGGGCGGAGGAGCTCACGCAGGCTGAGTTCAATGCTAGCTCGTGCAGATCTCTCGGCCTCCTACGACAGAGCAGTCTTCCCAGACCAAACATCACTTCTCAGTGGTGTATCTTCGAAAAGACATGATTCTCTTGGTAATCATGGCCGTTCCAGCTCTTCCTATATTCACCAGGTTCATCATAGCCTCGGAAGTTTGTTGGAAGCTCCGTTAGACGGCGGCTTAGATGATCGCCTTCATAATATACGGCTTGATGACCGTGAATTTGACGGACTACAACATGAAATGCTCTTCAGCAAAATCCATATCATCCCAATAGATAGCTCAAACGTTCACTATTCACCACCCGGCGGCACTTCTCGAAATCAGGCGAAAGTATTTGTTCTTGCAGCCCCTCCTTTTGCTACAAATGATTGTCATACGGGCCAATTGCTTATAGGTATCCAAGAAGTTATGGAGAAACGCCTCCAACTGGTCACCTTTTCTCTCAAACTACATCAAAAGACTGTTGTTACCTCTGGGCGTAAGGGGTCATCTTCCACGATTGCAGTATCAATTTTGCCAGGCGAATTACGAAGAGCGCAAAACGTGGTTGACTCATGCAAAATAATCGATGGAGACCAGTCTGCAATCCTTGTGTTGTCGGAATCCATGGACGGTCGACATGAGCTGAGCACTCAGGCACCCTGGAGTGAGATGACCAAACTCTcgctttctctcctttttgtCGATGACACAAAGAGTCTGCAATTCCGTGGAAGGGCAGTCGACAGAGACGTCAGGCAGCGAAAGAGCGAAATCATAGATCTCACTAATGGCAGTATTGTGGGCGTCTGCCACTCCAGGCATCGCGGAGTGGTCGACGTAGTTGACACGCAAGGACGTCTCCATCAGTTGAGAATCCAGCTGCGGCCGTCTTGTGCTCCAGTGTCTGCTATTCTCAACATCTGCAGAAGTGTCTTTCCTGATTCAGTTGGGGAACGGATTCACACAGGGTGGCTTCATGTCATGCAATGGCTATGTAGCCAAGGTAAAGCAGATGGCAACGTGGAATGGTCTGCCTTGACCATCCTGCTCCTGGCACTATTCTTAAACCTCGATCGGTCGGAAGTTCGAAATTCCCCGTCTGAGAGACTTTCAGTTCGGAAGCGGAGGCATCCTTCCGGGTCATACGCCTCCCTTAGGGATTCCGATGACTGGAAAGCTCTTGAAATGGGAGAAACTGTAAACTCTCTTGGGTGCCCGGCCTGGATGATCAATCGCGGATGGCAATGGgtcattgatgatgatgatgaaaccACTTCTCAAAACATCACCCAGGGTCTCGGTACAAAATTCATTTCCAGGCATGTTATTCTGGCCAAAGAATATATGGGTTCTTCATTTGGGATCAATGCTTTCGGGCCCTCCGGATATCTCCCAACTTCTCTAGGCAGAAGTTCTGAATACAGACGAAAAGCTGCTGAGGATGTTTTCATGGCCATTCACCTTCTGTTAGAGGAACAGAAACTTGACATTATGTCCGCAGAATATCTGCCATCCGGTCGAGCCGATCTTCGTGTGATCCTATGCCAAATTGCTAGATGGTTAAAGTGGCACAACTACTCGTCATTTTATGAACTGGGGATACAAGAAGACCTCGACCCACGCCACGATCAAG AACTTCGTCTGAAGTCGCCAATCTCTGAACCAACAGCCAGGCCAGATATACTGGAATGGATTCAATCCCGTTTTACAGGGCTCCATGGCCAAGACTATATCATTCCAGCAGATATCTTTTATACTGCCGCACAATTATCCGAACCTGATAAATTGTTTGACAACCGCTGGAACTCTATTCTCCCCCGAACCATTATGTTTAAACGCTTCTTTAAGCTTATCAAAGCAAATACCACAGCAGTGCAAATGGTGGAAGCTATGAAAGAGTGCGGCTTAACTAATCATGTCCTTGAAACCCTCCCAGAGGCTATTTTGATACCTCTTCAGGATGCCATAGCGCTCTGCCaacctcatcctccttcttcctggtcggatgagatgctggagctggtaAAGAGGACTGATATCAGCCTGATTCTCACCTCCAATAAGCGTCATCGTCCGGCCATGTCCAACATCTTA ACACCAACACATACGGCAAGTTGGGAATACAAGTTGCTCTGTGAAAGTGTTGAGCAAACAAATAGCCAGGGTTATGACGAAGGCGAAGGAACCGAGCGACAGTCTGTGATTCGGGCACTCTTTAGGGACGACCGCCgccttcaagaagctcgagacTTGCTGGCAACTCATAAACCTAGAGTTGTGAGTCTGCCACAAGACCCAGGTTTGCCTGAAAGTGAATATTtagagaagcaaaaagagcTAGTTTCCAGGATTGCCGCCGGAACCCTGGCTATTCCGGCAGGGAGAGGACTTCTTTTTTACAGCCTTCGCTTCCCTCTAATTACCCAGAAATTCCATATTGGCGGGTTCAACCTGAACTGCGTTGTCAAGCCCAACAACGTCACTGTAGGCGTGGACAAGACCTTATTCACAGAGGAGAAGGTTTGCTGGGGATTCTTCCATCAAGGTGTCGCGGCTGGGCTGGCAATTTCCCCACAAGCAAAGGGCATTGATACTTCGTGGATTCTGTACAACAAACCGAGTCAAGACATGAGCAACCGGCATGCTGGATTTCTGCTAGCACTTGGACTGAACGGCCATCTCAAAGGCGTTGCAAAATGGGTAGCTTTTAAGTACCTTACGCCAAAACATACGATGACCTCCATCGGcctgctgcttggcctcGCCGCGTCATACATGGGCACCATGGATTCTCTCATAACTCGCCTCCTCTCCGTACACGCTACTCGCATGCTTCCGCGAGGTGCTGCGGAACTTAACCTTTCGCCCCTCACTCAAACGTCCGGCATCATGGGAATTGGCCTTTTGTACTGTGGTAGCCAACACCGACGTATGAGCGAGATAATGCTTTCAGAAATTGAGCatgtcgacgacgaagatgaagaagagccccTGAGGAGTGAATGTTATCGCCTTGCGGCCGGTTTAGCacttggcttcatcaatcttggcaaGGGAAACGATCTCAAGGGCTTACATGACATGCGTCTCACAGAGAAACTTATCACACACGCCACCGCAACAAAGAATGTTGAGATCGTACATGTTCTGGATCGGGCCTCCGCCGGTGCAGTCATGGCCATTGCACTTATCTTCATGAAATCGGAGGATCAGATCGTTGCGCGAAAGATCGATATCCCCGATTCGGTGCTTCAGTTTGATTACGTTCGCCCCgatattcttcttctacgGACTATGACAAAAAATCTCATTCTGTGGTCTCAAATCGAACCCACGTTTGACTGGATTCAGAAAAGCCTTCCTGCTCC TATTTTGACAGGCCTCTGCTTTGCTATCGCTCTTCGTTTCTCCGGAAGTGCCTCTCCCAAAGTGCGAGATTTACTGTTGCATTATCTAGATCAGTTCATGCGTATTACTGGGCTGCCGGCAACGCCCAGAATGCATCCTGATGCCGCTCCCCTCTACGACGAAGAGCTAGCTAGAACAAATGCCCGAATGTGCCAGGATATTCTCGCAGTTTCTTGCTCCATTGTCATGGCTGGCACAGGTGACATCCCTGTCCTCCGTCGACTTCGGGCTCTGCATGGAAGGGATGATCCTGATACGCCTTATGGCTCACATCTCGCAGCCCATCTTGCTATTGGAGCGTTATTCCTTGGCTGTGGCACTACTACTTTTGGATCCAGTAACAAAGCAATCGCAGCATTGCTGGTGGCCTTTTATCCGATTTTCCCGGTAAACGTTATGGACAACCGATCGCACCTTCAGGCCTTTAGACACTTTTGGGTCCTGGCGGCTGAACAACGCTGTCTTGTCGCCAAGGATGCACTCACAGGCCAAACCGTctctgtacctgtacatatCAAGATGCGAGGCAGTTCGTCTATTGAGTCGGTATTGTCGAGAACAACCCCATGTCTGCTGCCTCCTCTCGATCAGATATCCAGCGTGACCACTGCTGGTGGTCCACAATACTGGGATGTTGAACTTGACTTCTCAAACGAGGAGCTCAGAAAAACATTCGCGCAGACACATAATCTCTTTCTCCGTAGACGGCCACCGCGCGAGGGCACCTTCACGTCAACCCTGAGAGCGCTCGGCGAGcaagaaaagggcgagaaTCCCCTAGAGTGGATCCTCAACCTGGATGCTTTGCAAGATCTCAGCTACGCGGAGAAAGCAGCCTTGTTGGACACCGGTGACGAACAGCAAGGCGGTATTGGAAGCGCCGTGGACGCAAGGCTCGAGATGGAACGGGGCGTCATGGAAGGCGGCGATAGAGAGCGCCTCGAAGGTGCAAGGTTGCTCTTCGAATGGGGCGACTCTCGCGATAACCTCCGCCAATCTTCGTTGACGGCCATGACGGATAGTCAGAGCACCATCAAGCCGGCAAACTCTCAGGACGAGTCGAAGGACGATGCTCCCGCACAGCATGAAGAGACGGAGGATGAGGCAGAGGGCGTTTGGTGGATGAGAGACAGTGCTATTGAGGCTTTGAAGGGGAAAGTATGGATGGCGGCCCGACAACATGAACAGTAG
- a CDS encoding hypothetical protein (region in clathrin and VPS domain-containing protein), with amino-acid sequence MTGRSPQQSELPEALPVPDAPSDSSTAANETEDRDIAQSLSTGSLKDKKSEDKQTERAEKSVEGGATGKDGGDEDGKPSAKVEGKEDDEEEEDGDDEEEDDEEEEGEDDDDDEEEEEEEEEEEEEEEEEEEEEDDEEPLLKSTRLTQHLGAVYRNGDATSACLVAGDKMIVGTHNGNIHVIQLPGFNTLRVYHAHSASVTSISISPYPPPLPDEKAEMIQRAQTGLVGPPARPSESSPSAATKRMREIPQVPKIPSNDIYIATSSMDGNVCVQSLVDLKDVQLRNFARPVQAVALSPDYKSDRTYLSGGRAGQLILTVGGGPGRSTSTTVGTAAAVASDWLSTIGVKNSGGKDTVLHSGEGTINTIKWSLSGKYVAWLNEHGTKIMRSKLHLDNTEIEDAWKRIGHVDRPHTSEWETMAGVWKGRAEWIDEKSVESDESEDSHDAATASSPTVSSAKTFERLLVGWGGTMWIIHVHPGGIGHGKQAGEKTIARAEIAKILHIDCIISGISLYAQNQLLVLAFSSPEDEDIEQQHSQRQRLNALPPELRLIDLKSQAEVDRHSLSINRVDRLSAADYHMCLLPARNAASVVASTKSALEALAGIGPYDCVLATKRDLSDHLTWLLEREQYRQAWELLDENPEILAESFDGINDPAMPPTPSKHPGGADDFFDDESVADTTQRNMYSAVEKEKRRVGELWIREVIDDGDWEMAGQVCGKVLTTPDRWEKWVWTFAGANKFDEITKHMPTKPMKPPLPTTIYEVLLGHYIQNNKPRFRELLELWPTDLFDIPAITTTLENQLKYRDVRENSVEDGERGRDWKIVVESLAKLYEAGGRHRDALRCYIRLQDADSAFRLIGDYHLADAVADDIPAFIGLRVSPERLKYMDEHQLVAATAEAITLLVDEAQHGLVRPEVVVEQLQARNLQLYLFFYLRGLWKGQGIAEHMGENLERLILDSQSLVDNFADLAVRLFATYDRPLLMEFLKTSTSYGFEKAVQECEQHSYYDELIYLYSKTGQMKRALYLIIDRLNDVNKAIDFAKEQDDPDLWEDLLNYSMDKPSFIRALLEQVGTTINPITLVRRIPEGLEIQGLREGLIHMMKEHELQHSISWGVATVLRSEVATAQNELRTGQRKGIKFEVLSTDEEETAEDEKSEGVPKPGQCAKCLETFTEYEMEALMGFVCGHAFHVSHLLEMLHKGKQNDIDLGNGPEEGSRYSVGMKVMKARLLRDKVRGGCPICHPTEA; translated from the exons ATGACAGGACGGTCGCCTCAGCAGTCAGAGCTTCCCGAAGCTCTGCCAGTACCCGATGCGCCCAGCGACAGCTCTACGGCAGCCAACGAGACGGAAGACAGAGACATTGCGCAGTCCCTCTCTACAGGATCGTTGAAGGATAAGAAGTCTGAGGACAAGCAGACTGAAAGGGCGGAGAAGAGTGTTGAGGGGGGTGCGACTGGGAAAGATGGcggtgacgaagatggcAAGCCAAGCGCCAAGGTAGAGGGcaaggaggacgatgaagaggaagaagatggggatgacgaagaagaggacgatgaagaagaagagggggaagacgacgatgatgacgaagaagaagaagaggaggaggaggaggaggaggaggaggaggaggaggaggaggaggaggaagacgatgaggaacCACTGTTGAAATCAACGAGACTGACCCAACACCTCGGCGCAGTCTATCGCAATGGCGACGCGACCAGCGCTTGTCTAGTCGCGGGCGACAAGATG ATTGTCGGTACGCATAATGGCAACATC CACGTCATCCAATTGCCTGGATTCAACACTCTACGAGTATATCATGCGCACTCAGCTTCCGTCACTAGCATATCGATATCACCGTAtcctcccccccttccaGACGAAAAAGCCGAGATGATACAACGAGCACAGACCGGTTTAGTTGGGCCACCAGCAAGACCATCTGAAAGTTCTCCCTCAGCGGCaacgaagaggatgagggaGATTCCCCAAGTGCCTAAAATACCTTCGAATGACATCTATATTGCTACATCATCGATGGACGGTAATGTTTGTGTGCAGTCCTTAGTCGACCTGAAAGATGTTCAACTTCGAAACTTTGCCAGACCCGTACAAGCAGTCGCTTTATCACCAGACTACAAGTCAGATCGAACATATTTATCGGGCGGGCGGGCAGGACAACTCATTCTCACTGTAGGCGGTGGCCCAGGTCGAAGTACCTCCACTACGGTTGGCACTGCGGCTGCTGTGGCATCTGACTGGCTTTCTACAATAGGCGTCAAGAATAGTGGCGGAAAAGATACGGTGCTTCATTCTGGTGAGGGAACGATTAATACTATCAAATGGTCTCTCTCAGGAAAATACGTTGCATGGCTCAATGAACATGGAACCAAGATTATGAGATCCAAGCTTCATCTCGATAACACGGAGATTGAAGACGCTTGGAAAAGGATTGGTCACGTTGACCGACCACATACCAGCGAATGGGAGACGATGGCTGGCGTTTGGAAAGGTCGCGCCGAGTGGATAGATGAGAAGTCGGTCGAAAGTGATGAGTCGGAGGACTCTCACGATGCCGCTACTGCTTCTTCACCTACCGTGTCAAGCGCAAAGACTTTTGAAAGGCTTCTTGTTGGCTGGGGAGGAACAATGTGGATTATTCATGTCCACCCAGGAGGCATCGGCCATGGTAAGCAGGCTGGCGAAAAAACCATTGCGCGTGCCGAAATAGCCAAGAT TCTTCATATAGATTGCATCATTTCTGGAATCTCTCTGTACGCCCAGAATCAATTGCTAGTATTAGCATTCAGCTctccagaagatgaag ATATTGAGCAACAGCATAGCCAACGACAACGCTTGAACGCTCTGCCTCCCGAGCTGAGGCTAATTGATCTCAAGTCTCAAGCTGAGGTAGATCGGCACAGTCTCTCCATTAATCGTGTTGATAGGCTTTCTGCTGCTGACTATCACATGTGTCTCCTACCTGCGCGGAATGCCGCCTCCGTAGTGGCATCAACGAAAAGCGCTTTAGAGGCACTTGCCGGTATCGG TCCCTACGACTGCGTTCTGGCCACCAAGAGAGATCTTTCTGATCATCTCACGTGGCTGTTGGAGCGTGAGCAGTACCGACAAGCGTGGGAACTTCTCGACGAAAACCCTGAAATTTTGGCCGAGTCATTCGATGGCATCAACGATCCAGCGATGCCTCCTACGCCATCCAAACACCCGGGCGGAGCCGATGATTTCTTTGACGACGAGTCCGTGGCAGACACTACTCAAAGAAACATGTACTCGGCTgtggaaaaggagaagaggcgaGTTGGTGAGCTGTGGATCCGGGAAGTGATTGATGACGGCGACTGGGAGATGGCTGGCCAAGTCTGTGGCAAGGTTCTCACGACTCCCGATCGCTGGGAGAAATGGGTTTGGACCTTTGCAGGTGCCAACAAGTTTGACGAAATCACGAAACACATGCCAACAAAGCCTATGAAGCCGCCATTGCCAACGACCATATATGAGGTGCTTTTGGGACATTATATACAAAATAACAAGCCTCGGTTCAGAGAATTATTAGAGCTATGGCCAACCGATCTTTTCGATATCCCTGCTATTACAACGACGTTGGAGAATCAGCTCAAATATCGCGATGTTCGTGAGAACAGTGTCGAAGATGGCGAAAGAGGTCGGGATTGGAAAATCGTCGTAgaaagcttggccaagctgtaCGAAGCTGGTGGCCGACATCGTGATGCGCTCAGATGCTATATCAGACTTCAAGACGCAGACTCAGCATTCCGGCTGATCGGTGACTACCACCTTGCGGACGCCGTAGCAGACGACATTCCTGCATTCATCGGACTACGTGTCTCCCCCGAACGACTCAAGTATATGGACGAGCATCAACTGGTTGCAGCAACCGCCGAAGCCATTACTCTGCTGGTTGATGAGGCTCAACATGGCCTTGTGCGGCCTGAAGTTGTCGTAGAGCAGCTGCAAGCAAGAAATCTCCAGTTATACCTGTTTTTCTACCTGCGTGGATTATGGAAGGGCCAAGGAATCGCAGAGCACATGGGAGAGAATCTCGAACGGCTGATCCTGGACAGTCAATCTTTAGTGGATAACTTTGCGGATCTGGCCGTTCGCCTATTTGCCACCTATGATAGACCGCTGCTCATGGAATTTTTGAAGACGTCGACCTCTTATGGATTCGAAAAG GCCGTCCAAGAGTGCGAACAGCACTCATACTACGATGAGTTGATATATCTTTATTCCAAGACTGGTCAAATGAAGCGCGCACTGTACCTCATCATAGACCGGTTAAACGATGTCAACAAGGCAATAGATTTCGCGAAGGAGCAGGACGATCCTGATTTGTGGGAAGACTTGCTAAACTATAGCATGGATAAGCCGAGCTTCATTCGTGCGCTCCTTGAGCAAGTTGGTACGACCATAAATCCAATAACTTTGGTTCGACGAATACCGGAGGGTCTCGAAATTCAAGGTCTAAGAGAAGGACTTATCCATATGATGAAGGAGCATGAACTTCAGCACAGCATTAGTTGGGGAGTAGCGACAGTTTTACGAAGTGAAGTTGCGACAGCTCAGAATGAGCTTCGAACAGGCCAACGGAAGGGCATCAAATTCGAAGTCCTTTCGACTGACGAGGAAGAAACTGCCGAGGATGAAAAGTCTGAAGGCGTCCCGAAGCCTGGGCAATGCGCAAAATGTCTCGAGACATTCACAGAGTACGAGATGGAAGCATTAATGGGATTTGTGTGCGGGCATGCGTTCCACGTAAGCCATTTGCTTGAAATGCTACACAAAGGCAAACAAAACGATATTGATCTTGGAAATGGGCCAGAAGAGGGAAGTCGCTATTCCGTTGGTATGAAGGTCATGAAGGCGAGGTTGTTGAGGGACAAGGTGAGAGGGGGTTGTCCAATTTGCCACCCAACCGAAGCTTAG
- a CDS encoding PCI domain-containing protein, which yields MEDILKALPADGASIMPKVAPHLSRHLLFPLIQFEGDQAEEKGDSELAKKILSGKIQLLDDTNMTDYVASLYCELHGVAEAPAEYTKKRQDVLAQLDKYEKATEQIANLLTQDEVVNGLRSDKVANLEFLKNQHGVTIEMVNALYDFGQFQFRCGQYGPAADMLYQFRVLSTDNDKVAAATWGKLASEILSTNWESAVDELKNVREGIDTRLFNNPRAQLDHRTMLIHWSLFPLFNFEGAREPILDMFFSASYINTIQTSCPWILRYLIAAVITGRTRARNSSVQQKQLKDIVRYVRQEAYEYADPITQFVNALYIAHDFNAAREALRMAEEVCRGDFFLAASTDAFVNAARHLICESYCKIFSRMNIRDLSAKLGLNPDDGEKWIVNLIRETRLDAKIDSQDGTVIMNHPPNNVYQQVIEKTKGGFFRTQVLNAAVSK from the exons ATGGAGGATATTCTGAAGGCCCTGCCAGCCGATGGCGCGTCAATCATGCCCAAGGTTGCGCCGCACCTGAGCCGTCACTTGCTCTTCCCGCTTATCCAGTTCGAGGGCGAccaggccgaggagaaggGCGATtccgagctggccaagaagatccTGTCAGGCAAGATTCAGCTGCTGGACGATACCAACATGACGGACTACGTAGCGTCGCTGTACTGCGAGCTGCACGGAGTTGCCGAGGCCCCGGCCGAGTAcaccaagaagagacagGATGTGCTGGCACAGCTGGACAAGTACGAGAAGGCGACGGAGCAGATTGCAAACCTCCTAACCCAGGACGAGGTCGTCAACGGGCTGAGAAGCGACAAGGTGGCCAACTTGGAGTTTCTCAAGAACCAGCACGGA GTCACTATTGAGATGGTAAATGCTCTCTATGACTTTGGACAGTTCCAGTTCCGATGCGGTCAATATGGCCCTGCTGCCGATATGCTCTACCAGTTCCGAGTTCTCTCCACCGACAATGACAAGGTGGCCGCTGCTACATGGGGAAAGCTTGCTTCCGAAATCCTCTCTACGAACTGGGAGTCTGCTGTTGATGAGCTTAAGAACGTCCGAGAGGGTATCGATACGAGACTCTTCAACAACCCTCGAGCTCAGCTTGACCACCGGACCATGCTTATTCACTGGTCTCTCTTCCCCCTGTTCAACTTTGAGGGTGCCCGGGAACCCATCCTGGACATgttcttctctgcttcctacatcaacaccatccagACCTCTTGCCCCTGGATCCTGCGGTATTTGATTGCCGCCGTTATCACCGGCCGCACACGTGCACGCAACAGCTCTGtccagcaaaagcagctcAAAGACATCGTTCGATATGTTCGACAGGAAGCCTACGAGTATGCTGACCCCATCACCCAGTTTGTCAACGCCCTCTACATTGCCCACGACTTTAACGCTGCTCGTGAGGCTCTCCGCATGGCCGAGGAGGTGTGCCGCGGCGATTTCTTCCTGGCTGCGTCCACTGATGCCTTTGTCAACGCTGCCCGACACCTCATTTGCGAGAGCTACTGCAAGATCTTTAGCCGAATGAACATCAGGGACCTGAGCGCCAAGCTTGGCTTGAACcctgatgatggagagaagTGGATCGTGAACCTGATCCGCGAGACGCGCCTGGATGCCAAGATTGACAGCCAGGATGGCACTGTCATTATGAACCACCCCCCCAACAACGTTTACCAGCAGGTCATTGAGAAGACCAAGGGCGGATTCTTCAGGACACAAGTCCTCAACGCTGCTGTCTCCAAATAA